In Tenacibaculum sp. 190524A02b, the genomic stretch AGTGCAAAAATACGAAGAAATTAGTAGTTGAAAACTAGAAGTTATTAACGGTGGCTTTATAGTCTAAAATGTTGACATTCTGTTTGAATAACTACCTGATTTTAATAAGAAAAAATTGCTAAAAATAAAACTGCTAAAAAGTGGTTGATTATCAATTAATAAAGTTACATTTGCATTTTAATATAATATTTTTTACAATGAAACAAGGAACGGTAAAGTTCTTTAACGAATCTAAAGGTTTTGGATTCATTATTGAATCAAACTCAAACACAGAACATTTTGTACACGTATCAGGTTTAATCGATGAGGTTAGAGAAGGTGATACTGTTGAGTTTGAACTTAAAGAAGGAAAAAAAGGATTAAACGCTGTAAGTGTTAGAGTAATTTAATATACCACAACATTTTAATTTTTTTAAGCATCTGTGTTTCAGGTGCTTTTTTATTGTAAAAAGATTGTTTTAGAGAAGGTAGTGTAGAAAAAAAGTTATACATTTGCGCACTTAAAATTTATAATCAAGGTACGTGTACCTTAAAAATTAAAATTATGCCTGTAAAAATTAGATTACAAAGACACGGTAAAAAAGGAAAACCATTTTATTGGGTAGTAGCTGCAGATAGCAGATCTAAAAGAGATGGTCGTTTCTTAGAAAAAATTGGAACGTACAATCCTAATACTAACCCTGCTACTATTGACTTAAACGTTGATAGCGCTGTAAAGTGGTTACAAAATGGTGCGCAACCAACAGATACTGCAAGAGCTATTTTATCTTATAAAGGAGCAATGCTAAAAAATCATTTAGCAGGAGGTGTAAGAAAAGGTGCGTTAACTGAAGAGCAAGCTGAGGCTAAATTCAAAGCTTGGTTAGAAGAAAAAGAATCTAAAGTAGCTGGGAAGTCTGAAGGTTTAGCAAAAGCTAAAGAAGATGCTAAAGCAAAAGCTTTAGAAGCTGAAAAAGCTGTAAATGAAGCTCGTATTGCTGCAAAAGCACCAGTAGTAGAGGATAGCGAAGATGCTACAACTGAGAACGGAGCGGATAGCGAAGAGTAAAAACGTGTAAGACGATGATGCAGAAAAAAGAAGAATGCTTTTATTTAGGCAAAATCGTTAAAAAACATAGTTTTAAAGGGGAAGTCGTAATCAAATTAGATACGGATGAACCTGAACTTTACAAAAATATGGAATCAGTTTTTGTCGATTTAGGCAATAATCTGGTTCCTTTTTTTATTGAAAAATCTTCTTTAAGTAGAGGGACAATGCTTCGAGTGAAGTTTGAGGATGTAGATACAGAACAGGATGCAGAAGCAATTTTACGCGCTGGTATTTATTTACCGTTAAATTTACTACCAAAATTATCGGGTAATAAATTTTATTATCATGAAGTAATAGGATTTAAAGTAGTAGATGCCGCTTTTGGAGAGGTAGGAGTTATTAGAAATATTAACGATACTTCTGCGCAACCATTGTTTGAGATTGAAAGAGACGAAAAAGAAATATTTATACCTATGATTGATGACTTTATCAAGAAGGTAGATAGAAATTCACAAACTATAGAAGTGGAAACACCAGAAGGATTAATAGATCTTTATATTAATCAATAACTGTATTATTATTTAAAGAGTGTTTGGGGTTTTACTAAGATAATTTAAAGGGGAAAACCTTAGTAGTTAAAAACTCATGCTTTATTTACTCTTTTTACATCTGTTATTTGGTAGTTTGTACCGTTAAAATTTTTTTTAATCAATACATTCTCTAGCCAATACACAGAACCGTTGTAAAATAAAGGTAATAGTAAAAATTTTTCACGTTTCCTTTTGCTAAAACAAGGAGCTTTTCTTTTAGATAGTGTTAGTTTCATTTGGTTTTAACTTAAAAAGCTTTCTTTGGGTTAATAAATATTGTGGGGACTAAATATGCAACAAAGATATTGGATTTAAGGAATTGGCAAAATGTTAAAAAGTTAAAACTATCAAAATAGCAGTTATTTGTTGGTAGCCATGTAATTTATGATGTCTTCTATAGCTGAGTTAGATAAATGTTTTTTATAGTGCAATCCGTTAGTGCCATTAAATTCTTCCTTTAAAGCAATGGCGTCTTTGTTTCCTGCTTTGATTAGTGAGTCTTCATTTTTAATAAAAGCCATTAAAAAAGTTTTAGAACGTCTTTCTGTTATACCTCTAATTAAATCAGGACATTGTTTTTTATTTATTTTATGACAGTTGTTACAACTTTCACTTTTAAAAAGCTCTTTACCTCTAATTACGGATTGTATTTGCTGTTTTCTAATAATAGTAATAGCTATTTTTTTGGGATGTTTTTGACTCACTTGAATATTGACTACCCAAACAATACCTAAAAAAAGCAGTAGAGCAATTATGAATAAATGGACGTTACTTTCTTTTGAGTACATGATAAGTTTAAAGCGATGGGTTTGAGTTTTTGTAATTGTTAAAAACGATATTCAAATACACTGTCTTCTTCTCCTTCATGAATTTCTTGCAAGCCAATATAGGAGAATCCTAAAGTGGTTAGTACTTTTTGAGAAGCCTTGTTTTCTGGCATAGTAAAAGCAATGATTTTATTTTGTTTTAAGGTTTTTTTAGCATATTCCATTATGCATTGAGTAGCTTCTACAGCATATCCTTTTCCTCTTCCTTTAGGTAAAAAGGCATAGCCTACATCAAAAAAGTCAGTCTTATCTCGTTTTAAAATACTGGAAGTACCAATAGCTTCCTTAGTTTCTTTTTCAATAACAGTAAAAAAACCTAAGCCATCCTTACATAATTTAGGAATCATGGTGTTTTGTAGAAACTCTTTGGTTTCTTCTTCTGATTTTAAGTTTTTATCGTTTATGTATTTAATAAAGTCGGGATCACTGAACAAAGCAAAATAAAAAGCAGCGTCCTCGGCTTGTACTTCTTTTAAAATCAATCTTTTTGTGTGTAAAATCATGCCTTAAAAATAGATAAATTCAAATAAAAACGTACATTTGCCACTTTAAAATTATCATAAAATGGGGTTGTTATTGGAGTTACAAGAAAGGAGTGGTAAACAATGCGAGCTATGCGCAGCAAAATCTGATTTAGAAATTTATGAAGTACCGCCTATATCTACAGGAGGTGTAGATGGTAGTTTGCTAGCCTGTACTACTTGTATAGAGCAAATAAACAATCCTGAAACTATGGATGCAAACCATTGGCGTTGTTTAAACGACAGTATGTGGAGCGAGTTTAGGGCTGTAAAAGTGGTAGCTTGGCGTATGTTACACCGTTTAAAAAAGGAAGGTTGGCCGCAAGACTTGTTAGATATGCTGTATTTAGATGATGAAGAAGTACGTTTTGCTGAAGCTACTGGAGAACATTTAGACGAAAGTGAAAAGGTAATTCATAGAGATGTAAACGGTACAGTATTACAAGCAGGAGATAATGTAGTGTTGATAAAAGATTTAAAAGTAAAAGGATCTAGTATGGTAGCCAAGCAAGGAACGGCTGTACGTAGAATATCTTTAGACCCTGAAAATGCTAGGTATATTGAAGGGAAAGTAAACGGTATACAAATAGTAATTGTGACCGAGTATGTTAAGAAAATGGCAGATAAAGAGTAAAATAACAAAGAAAAGAACGAGTGTATTGCTTAAAAGAACTACTTCAGTGAAAATTATTGAATTGCTAGTTTTCAACAGATAATTAATAAAAAATAGACATAAATTAAATACAAATACTCATGAAAAAGTTAGTATACACACTAGCTATGGTTGCATTAGGGATGTAGGCACAAGCACAAACAACAGTAATTACTGAAAAAGATGGAAAGGTAGAGGTAAATGATGCAAATCCTAATGCTAAATTGGAAGTTAGAGGGAACTCTGCCGTGTATAGCGACTTTGCTGGGTACATTGGAACTACTGTAGGGAAAACTACTCCACAAGGAAAAAAAACTACTTTAATACTAACAGAAACAGCATCGGGAGAGTATATTCCGAGTACAGGAGGGCAGGTAACTTATAGAGGAGGGCTTAGTTTTGGTGATGGAGGTCCAGGAATCTACTCCGTTAACCCAAATCCAGCAGGAAGCTCATATTATGGTGATCTTCGTTTTCATACTACGTATTGGAATGGTTCAGGGTATACCAATGCAGATAGGATGGTGATTAAATTAAATGGTAATATAGGGGTTGGGACTGTTGATCCTAAAAAGAAGTTACACATAAATGGAACATTAGGAGTTTCTGATCATTTTACATCCTACCGCCCAGGTTCAAATACTTTTTTGCGTTTTGATAATGCTGGTTATACGGGAATTGGTAGTGGTTCTACCTTAAGTTCTGGTGCTAATGTTTTACTGTATGGAAAAAGTAGTTCGAGAGCAGATGTTATTGCTTTTAGGAATAGCACAGGTGAAAAGGTGATGATTAGCAAGGATGGAAAAGTAGGAATAGGTTTAGGTACAGGTTTACCTGCATCAAAATTGCATGTACATTATTCTAGTGCTGTAGGGGAAGTTTCTAAAAATGGTATTGCAGTGTCTAGAAATACACAAACAACAGGAAATGTAACAAGTCATGATAAAGGAATTTATTCTGGTATAGGAAATTTTTCTATTCCAGCTGGAGTAACAGATTTAGGATATAAAATAGGCTTAGATGCAAGTTCTTTTGCAAGTACTACTAATTTTAAAGGAACTTTACGTTCTAATTATGGCATTTGGGCAAGAGCAGGAGTTCATCAAGCAACATCAGGTGCTAAAATTAATTATGCAGCTGCTATACAAGCGCAAGTACTAGATAATATAGAAGGGGTGACTATTGAAAATGTATATGGAATTAAAATTTCAACGAATGACTATAAAAAAGCTACAGTAAATAATAGGTATGATATATATGCAGGTACAGAAGCTGCTAAAAATTATTTTGCTGGTAAAGTTGGAATTGGTACTACTAAAATACCTACAGATTACAAACTAGCCGTTGATGGAAAAATAGGGGCAAGAGAAATAAAAGTAGAGTCAAGAGCTTGGCCAGATTATGTATTTACTAAAGATTATAATTTACTAACCTTAAAAGAAGTAGAAAATCATATTAAAGAAAAAGGGCATTTAAAAGACATTCCTAGCGCAGAAGAAGTAAAAAAGAATGGGTTCTTTTTAGGAGAAATGGATGCTAATTTATTACAAAAAATAGAAGAATTAACCTTGTACACTATTCAACAAGAAAAACAATTAAAAAAGCAATCGGAAGAGCTTAATGAATTAAAAAAACTAGTACAAGAATTAGTGAAAACTAAAAAATAACTAAAATTAGTTTAGTTGTAAAACAAAAGGAGTAAAATTCATCATTTTACTCCTTTTATATTTATGCTACAAAATTAGAATCACAGCCAAATAGCTATTTTTCTGCATTGTAATATACTTTGTAAAACTTCATTTTTTTATCATCATCATATCCACGTTCTAAATATTCAGAAGGAGCATCTGGAGCATCTACATCAATCTTTATTTGGATGTTAGTATCTAATTTAATTTCGGTTTTAAACTTGCTTTTTTCCTTTTTTAACACTGCGTCAGATACCTCAAAATTATTACGGATTAACACATCGTTTAATTTTTCAAAATGCTTTTTATAGTCCTCAAACATATCTTTGTGTTTGTCTTCTTCAAAAACATCATCTTTAAAATTATGATAATCTACACTTTCATGTTCTTTAAAATAATCTACTGTGTTGGCTAAAAAAGTACTTTGCTCTTGTTTACCAAATTCCGGTTTTATAATTTCTTCAGAAAACTCTTTACAAAGCTCAAGGTAGTTTTGTGTGTGTAAATTACGATCGTCAGCATACTTAACACTTAAAAAATTTTTAATCCAGTATTGTGCATCGTAATTATTATTGTCTACTGAAAGTACTACGGTTCCTTCAGTATCTGAAGAATTTAATATTAAGCAGCCTTTATCTAGCTTTTTGGTAGAAATTCCTTTTTGTACCACCACATCAAAACTATCTTCATCTAAATACGTTTGAAAAAAATCTACCTTACTTTCAATTTTAAAAACCCCAACCGCTTCGGTAAGAACATCTTTATATTCAATACCTTCAAAATAGGCAACAATAACATCTCCCGTTTTTATATTGGCAGAATTAGATTGTTCGTACAAATGGTTGACAATATTTTTAGAGTGTTCAATAAAACTTTCTTCATTTTCAAAAATATCAGAAGTGTACTTGTTGATCTCATTTAACCTAACATCGGCATGATGACTAAATCGATAGCTTTGCGTTACAGAACCAAAAGGTTTTAATAAAAAAGGTACCAATAATTCATAACTCTCTTCATCAAAACGAACTAAGCTCTCAGATAAGGCATTTTGGCCGCTATTATATTTGTTAGCTACTTTATGAATAATACACTTACTAATTTCAACACGTGTTCTTTTAATCATTTTTCTAAAAAATTGGAACACAAAAATACGTATTTTAGTATCTATTAAAATATTGAAACATGAAATTATTAGGAATAGGATCCAGAATTAATCACCCTGAATATGGGTTTGGCGTAGTAACCAATGTAGATAGTAAGCATTATTGGGTTACTTTTCAAGAAAAAGGATTAGAAACCATAACACTAAATGAAGATGTTGAGGTAATAGATGCGGTACATGATGAGGTAGATACAGTGAGTTTTTATGAGGTAGAAAGTACTTTGAGAAACCTATTGAAAAAATGGAGTGATGTAAGTGAAGTAGTACCCATTGCAGATAAATTTAAAGGAGGGAAATTAATTATTGAACCAGCTGATACGAATTTAGCGTCTAAAGAAATACCCATTGATACGTTTTTTCATAAAATTGTAATGGTACGAGATCGTATTAGAGTAATGGAACAAAAAATAAATGCTAGTAAAACATTAGATGATCAAGATAAAATTGATTTACAGCAGTATATAACTCGTATATATGGAAGTTTAACCACATTTAATGTATTGTTTAAATTAAAGTCAGATAATTTTGTTGGAGTAAAATCTAAGTAGGCTAATTAAAAATATAAAAATAGAGGAGGTAATCATAGTTAATGTACCTCCTCTTTTTGGCTAACAAGTTATTAAGGTTAGTTTAGAGTTGTGTTGCAAATCTAATTTAATGTCATTAATCTAATACTTTTTTTATGAATACCAAAATTATACGTGAAAAAGTATTGTTACTGGGTAATATCATTTTGATTTTCGTTTTATGCGCTAGTATACAAATTTTGTTGAATTGATTATTGATGTTGCATTTAATCATTGAAAAAACACTTTGTCTATAGATAAAGTTCATTCATCGATAGTGAAAATTGCATTGAACGATAATTACTAGATGAGTGAAAGTTAAATGGTAATTTTGGAGTGTTATTAAAATTAAACCCAACTTAATTGTAATAGCAAAAACTAAAACATAAAAAGATGAGAAATAATATAGTAACTAGCGTAATTAATGAAGGTATAACTACTATAGCAGTGTTGATGTATTTAACTGGAATGTATATGCTTAAAGCTCAAGTTTCAACTGTTCTGGTAAAAGCTTAAAAGATTTTCTGTGGTACTCAGTAGCACCAAAATTTCTAATGGCTTCACGGTGTTCTTTAGTTGGGTATCCTTTATTCTTTTTCCAGTTATATGCTGGAAATTTATCATGAATCTTTTCCATAAAATCATCCCTATAAGTTTTGGCTAATACAGAGGCAGCGGCTATACTCATATACTTAGCATCACCTTTTACTATAGTAGCATAAGGTACTTCTTTATAGGGATTAAATTTATTTCCATCTACAATAATAAATTCAGGTTCCGTACTTAGTTGTTCTATAGATCTGTGCATACCAGTAATAGAAGCTTTTAAAACATTTAAATCATCCACTTCTTCATTGTGTACAAAAGAAACAGCATAAGCTAATGCATTTTCTTCTATATAAGGGCGTAGCTCTTTTCGTTTTTTTTCAGATAATTGTTTAGAATCGTTTAGGAATTCATGCTCAAAATTATCAGGTAAAATAACAGCAGCAGCTACTACTGGGCCTGATAAACAACCTCTACCAGCTTCATCAGTACCTGCTTCTAAAGAAAAACCACTATAGTTTAATTTCAACATGCTACAAATTAACAGTTTTCAAAGAAAATATTCACATTTTTTCTCATTTTATTATTATACTTTTGTGGCTATGAAGAAAAATTTGTTAGTTTTTTTGTACTGTATGTTTATACAGTTTGCTGTGGGGCAAATTAGAGAAGTTGGCGGTGGTTTTGGAGATAGAGGAGTAGGTATAGGTAATGTTAACCAGAGTAGAGATACATTGCCTTCTAATGAGATTGATGTGAAACTAAGTGGGAAAACTAAATACACAGATTATAAAATTATTTCTCATAAAAGAGATACTACCATTATAGATACTACCTTAACAATTCAGAAGTATTACAAGTTTAATTTTATTAGAAAAGATGATTTTGAGCTGTTGCCATTTCATAATCAAGGGCAAACTTTTAATAGTTTAGCGTACGATTTTAATAGAATATCTATGTTCCCAGATATAGGTTTTAGAGCTAAGCAATTTAATTTTATAGATGTAGATGAGGTAAAGTATTATCAAGTGCCTACACCAACTTCTGAGATATTATATAGAGGAGGGCTGGAACAAGGGCAAGTATTAGATGCCTTATTTACAACTAACTTTTCAAAAAGATTTAATGTAGCATTATCATACAGAGGGCTTAGGTCTTTAGGAAAGTACAGGAGAGCTTTAGCTAGTTCTGGAAATTTTAGATTGAGTTTTCATTATAGTTCGCCTAAAGGACAATACGAAATTAGAGGACACGCAGTAAATCAAGATTTTTTAAACCAAGAAAATGGAGGTTTAACAGAAGAATCATTAACAAACTTTATAACAGATAACCCTAACTTTAGTTCTGATAGAGGTAGATTAGATGTAAATTTAAATGATGCCGAAAGTGTGTTAGAAGGTAAAAGATTGTTTATAGAACAAAGTTTTAAGATACTAGCCAATAAAGATACTTTAAATAATAAAGATTTTTCCAACCTTAAAGTAGGACATATATTTATAAGTGACGGAAAGTTTTTTAAATTCAAACAAAATTCTCCATCCGATTTGTTTGGAGAAGAAAGAGCACCTAGTGAATTAAGTAATCAAACAGATTTAACTTTATATGATAACCAGTTGTTTTTAGACTTTAATTCAAAATATGTGTTAGGGAGATTCCGAGTAAAATCAGGATATGTTAAATATAATTATGGATATCAGTACTTACAAAACAATATAGTTGGCAACACTAAGAATAAATTAAAAGGAGATGCTGTTTATGTTGGTGCAGATTGGAATGGAAAAGTGAAAGACTTTTACGTAAATGCTTCAGCCTCTTTAACGCCAGGTAGTGGAAGGTTAGCAGGTAATAATTTACAAGCAGAAGCTTTTTATAAAAAAGATAGTTTGTTTACTATTAAGGCTAAATTTAGAATTAATAATAAACAGCCAAATTTTAATTTCTTATTACATCAAAGTGTATACAATAAGTTTAATTGGGATAATAACCTTGGAGCTATTGGAACTAGAGTATTAGGAGGTGAAATTACAAGTAAGTGGGGAAATGCTTCACTAGATATTACAAATATAGATAATTATACATATTTTAATAAAGAAGGACAACCAGAGCAATATTCTGGAAATATAAACTACTTAAAATTAAAAGTAGGAAGAGAGTTTAAGTTTGGGAAATTTGCGCTAGATAATACAATCATGTATCAAAAAGTAGCTAGTGGTTCAGAAGTATTGCGTGTGCCAGATTTTGTAACTAGAAATACATTGTACTATTCAGATAATTGGTTTAGAGGAAACCCATTATTCATACAAATAGGAGCTAGTTTAAAATATTTCACTAATTACAAAGCAAATGCTTATAACCCTTTATTAGGAGAATTTACCTTACAAGATGATACAGAAGTAGGGTATCCTACTGTTGACTTGTTTGTTAATGGTAGAGTAAGAAGAACAAGAATTTATTTTAAAGCAGATAACATAAGTTCATTCTTCTTAAAGAAAAATTATTTTTCGGCACCTAATTACCCATATAGAGATTTTGTAATCCGTTTTGGAGTAGTTTGGAACTGGTTTATATAATAGAACTATCTGTTTAAAAGCTAATGAAGTATAAAATAGTTTAGAAAAAAATATTTAGTACTTTTGCCCCTTAAATTATCATTAAAAGTTGAACAATGAGTGTTAGAAAATTGCTTGGTTTCCTGTTTTTAGTAGGGATGTTAGTGTCTTGTGGGGTATTACCTCAAAAAAATACGTACCATGCTACATCAAAATCTGTAGAATTAGGTGTAGTTGGCAATAGAAAAATTTCGGTGTATAAAACCGATTTTGATGTGACTAGTATACCAGTGTATAAAAACTTAATAAAAGTAACTACCGTAGAAAAAAGTTTTACTAAGAGTATTTATAAAAACTATTTAGATGCAACCAAAGAGAAAAAAGGCATACATAAAGTAAATTACATAGATAGTTTAGAGGTAAAGCCAACATATATTGATCTTATTCTAGAAGATAAAGTAGCGGTAATAAAAGCACTAAATCAAGAAGAAAATGAATCGGTATTTAAATATGTGAAAAATATACCAGAAGCTAAGTTAGTTTCAGCATTACGAATGGTAAGCACACCAGAAGTTAAAAAACAATTGCAACAAGCAGATGCCATGTATGTAAAAACAAATAACCAAAAAAATCAAAAGGTATATTTGTTTAATAAAGAAAAACAAATAGGTGTGTTAGATATTTCTAAAACGACCATATTTGGATACCAAGTATCTTCTTTTTGTTGGGAAATAACAGAAAGAGAAAAAATTAAGTTAGCTACCTTATTAAACGAAGGAGAAAACTGTACTTCAAATACTAAAAGAAACCCTAAAAAGTTAGAAAAAGAACTAATAGATCGTAGGTTAAAGTTTTAGAGTAACGTACACTTTAGTTTTATTATCATAAAAACGATATATTCAAAATAAAAAATAATCCAATGAGAAAAATTGTATTACTAGCAGTTGCTATTGTGGTGATAGTAGCTTGTGAAGCTGTTTTTGTTGAAGATATTTCTAATAGATATATAAACATTACAGCACCAGCAGATAACGCAAGTGTAAAAGAAGGAAGTGTAACTTTTTTATGGGAAGCATTGGCTGAAGCTGATTCCTATCAATTGCAAATAGCAACCCCAACTTTTGCGAACGCTGCACAAATTTTAACCGACACTTTAGTTGCTAAAAATACCTATAATCAAAAATTAACCTTAGGCGAATACGAATGGCGTATAAAAGGTAAAAACAGTGAATATGAAACTAGCTATACTACACATAAACTAAGCATCACGAATACAGATATAGGAAATGCTGAAACAGAATTATTGTTACCGTTAGATAGTGAAATTAGTAATAAAACAGACCATAACTTAACTTGGACTAAAGTTACGGATGCTACTGAGTATAGAGTGCAAATTTGGCAGCCAGATGATCAAGGAACTATTGTAAAAGATGTTATTGTTAATGAGACTGCTTATACACATACTTTTGGAGAAGGAGGTTTTACATGGAAAGTACGTCCGCAAAGTGATACACAAAACGGAAAGTTTACTGCAAGAAAAATTACGGTAGATTCTAAAGCACCTAACAAACCAGTCAATACAAGTCCTGAAAACAATGCTACCCAAACAGAAACTACTATAGATTTTACATGGACTAGAACGGATGTGGCAGGAACCGAAGAAATAGATAGTATTTATGTATTTAACGATGTTAATTTAACACAATTAAATTT encodes the following:
- a CDS encoding cold shock domain-containing protein; this encodes MKQGTVKFFNESKGFGFIIESNSNTEHFVHVSGLIDEVREGDTVEFELKEGKKGLNAVSVRVI
- a CDS encoding 30S ribosomal protein S16; its protein translation is MPVKIRLQRHGKKGKPFYWVVAADSRSKRDGRFLEKIGTYNPNTNPATIDLNVDSAVKWLQNGAQPTDTARAILSYKGAMLKNHLAGGVRKGALTEEQAEAKFKAWLEEKESKVAGKSEGLAKAKEDAKAKALEAEKAVNEARIAAKAPVVEDSEDATTENGADSEE
- the rimM gene encoding ribosome maturation factor RimM (Essential for efficient processing of 16S rRNA), coding for MMQKKEECFYLGKIVKKHSFKGEVVIKLDTDEPELYKNMESVFVDLGNNLVPFFIEKSSLSRGTMLRVKFEDVDTEQDAEAILRAGIYLPLNLLPKLSGNKFYYHEVIGFKVVDAAFGEVGVIRNINDTSAQPLFEIERDEKEIFIPMIDDFIKKVDRNSQTIEVETPEGLIDLYINQ
- a CDS encoding c-type cytochrome; translation: MYSKESNVHLFIIALLLFLGIVWVVNIQVSQKHPKKIAITIIRKQQIQSVIRGKELFKSESCNNCHKINKKQCPDLIRGITERRSKTFLMAFIKNEDSLIKAGNKDAIALKEEFNGTNGLHYKKHLSNSAIEDIINYMATNK
- a CDS encoding GNAT family N-acetyltransferase gives rise to the protein MILHTKRLILKEVQAEDAAFYFALFSDPDFIKYINDKNLKSEEETKEFLQNTMIPKLCKDGLGFFTVIEKETKEAIGTSSILKRDKTDFFDVGYAFLPKGRGKGYAVEATQCIMEYAKKTLKQNKIIAFTMPENKASQKVLTTLGFSYIGLQEIHEGEEDSVFEYRF
- a CDS encoding PhnA domain-containing protein, with protein sequence MGLLLELQERSGKQCELCAAKSDLEIYEVPPISTGGVDGSLLACTTCIEQINNPETMDANHWRCLNDSMWSEFRAVKVVAWRMLHRLKKEGWPQDLLDMLYLDDEEVRFAEATGEHLDESEKVIHRDVNGTVLQAGDNVVLIKDLKVKGSSMVAKQGTAVRRISLDPENARYIEGKVNGIQIVIVTEYVKKMADKE
- a CDS encoding nucleoid-associated protein gives rise to the protein MIKRTRVEISKCIIHKVANKYNSGQNALSESLVRFDEESYELLVPFLLKPFGSVTQSYRFSHHADVRLNEINKYTSDIFENEESFIEHSKNIVNHLYEQSNSANIKTGDVIVAYFEGIEYKDVLTEAVGVFKIESKVDFFQTYLDEDSFDVVVQKGISTKKLDKGCLILNSSDTEGTVVLSVDNNNYDAQYWIKNFLSVKYADDRNLHTQNYLELCKEFSEEIIKPEFGKQEQSTFLANTVDYFKEHESVDYHNFKDDVFEEDKHKDMFEDYKKHFEKLNDVLIRNNFEVSDAVLKKEKSKFKTEIKLDTNIQIKIDVDAPDAPSEYLERGYDDDKKMKFYKVYYNAEK
- a CDS encoding ribonuclease HII; its protein translation is MLKLNYSGFSLEAGTDEAGRGCLSGPVVAAAVILPDNFEHEFLNDSKQLSEKKRKELRPYIEENALAYAVSFVHNEEVDDLNVLKASITGMHRSIEQLSTEPEFIIVDGNKFNPYKEVPYATIVKGDAKYMSIAAASVLAKTYRDDFMEKIHDKFPAYNWKKNKGYPTKEHREAIRNFGATEYHRKSFKLLPEQLKLEL
- a CDS encoding putative porin is translated as MKKNLLVFLYCMFIQFAVGQIREVGGGFGDRGVGIGNVNQSRDTLPSNEIDVKLSGKTKYTDYKIISHKRDTTIIDTTLTIQKYYKFNFIRKDDFELLPFHNQGQTFNSLAYDFNRISMFPDIGFRAKQFNFIDVDEVKYYQVPTPTSEILYRGGLEQGQVLDALFTTNFSKRFNVALSYRGLRSLGKYRRALASSGNFRLSFHYSSPKGQYEIRGHAVNQDFLNQENGGLTEESLTNFITDNPNFSSDRGRLDVNLNDAESVLEGKRLFIEQSFKILANKDTLNNKDFSNLKVGHIFISDGKFFKFKQNSPSDLFGEERAPSELSNQTDLTLYDNQLFLDFNSKYVLGRFRVKSGYVKYNYGYQYLQNNIVGNTKNKLKGDAVYVGADWNGKVKDFYVNASASLTPGSGRLAGNNLQAEAFYKKDSLFTIKAKFRINNKQPNFNFLLHQSVYNKFNWDNNLGAIGTRVLGGEITSKWGNASLDITNIDNYTYFNKEGQPEQYSGNINYLKLKVGREFKFGKFALDNTIMYQKVASGSEVLRVPDFVTRNTLYYSDNWFRGNPLFIQIGASLKYFTNYKANAYNPLLGEFTLQDDTEVGYPTVDLFVNGRVRRTRIYFKADNISSFFLKKNYFSAPNYPYRDFVIRFGVVWNWFI